A single genomic interval of Prunus dulcis chromosome 5, ALMONDv2, whole genome shotgun sequence harbors:
- the LOC117628686 gene encoding kinesin-like protein KIN-14C: MDSTSSYSKTENGGVTSSSFHAGTDSSEQVVNGNGETEGKRRTYLVEWLNSLLPTLGLPKNASDEDLRSCLIDGTILCRILNRLKPGFVDEGGKSDQDSVPSSENVARFRAAMDVLGVPKFDMSDLEKGSMKTVTDCLLTLKAQFMPNVMGDGFSITSPTTKSDNQSTRGLLSPLSVEERRKVLSESKFQRALRSPVMSEPSAALMHHVGHKFHEVFQMKQGCYADLPAAKISEMMKPNSLDHLLLQNAPTQSLLSVVNGILDESVERKSGEIPHRVACLLRKVVQEIERRISTQAEHLRTQNNLFKAREEKYQSRVKVLEALASGTSEESQLVMNHHLQQIKNERTRLEAKKKIDDEDVIRLLKEKDQSNLEISGLKQELDIAKKTYDLRCLQMETEAKGARAELERLLEESRNKVKQLEANSVSKFQLSKAEIEEKVKGLEGLLEESKNKVKKLEANSESKYQLSKAELEGRVKELERLLEESKNKVKELEANSESKYQLSKAALEGRIKELEGFLAESRNKVNELETNSESKYQFSKAELEERIKELERLLADSRNEVKQLVANAKTKCKSWNKKEHACYSFMDFQLGSLKELRLSSESIKHEILKAGQSYTVEFNQLGMKLQALADASENYHALLGENRKLFNEIQDLKGNIRVYCRIRPFLPGQREKRTSVEHVGENGELVVADRSKPGKEGHRLFKFNKVFGSDATQAEVYSDTQPLIRSVLDGYNVCIFAYGQTGSGKTYTMTGPNSSTKENWGVNYRALNDLFDISQRRKSSITYEIGVQMVEIYNEQVRDLLSGDGTQKKLGIMTHSQPNGLAVPDASMHPVKSTSDVIQLMGLGLKNRVVSATALNERSSRSHSVVTVHVRGTDLKTGSALIGNLHLVDLAGSERVDRSEVIGDRLKEAQHINKSLSALGDVIFALSQKSSHVPYRNSKLTQVLQSSLGGQAKTLMFVQLNPETSSYSESLSTLKFAERVAGVELGAARSNKEGRDVRELMEQVASLKDTIAKKDGEIERLLKNDVHSEKRGTGSFSHKHSEAELQKSMHDIKHQNDFLRQSKVAGGDIGQHKHADAEMLAFGDADSEEKLSDMSDGGLSAGTETDGSADSMNYPESAKSDNSERPKRLSRIPRPSLKPGQTSTSPASGSKSSPKVPPGLRKSNSSSSLKPSSKRWQ, from the exons ATGGATTCCACATCAAGTTAcagcaaaacagaaaatggaGGGGTCACCAGCTCAAGTTTTCATGCTGGCACAGATAGTTCAGAACAAGTTGTAAATGGTAATGGTGAGACTGAAG GCAAGCGGCGAACATATTTAGTGGAGTGGTTAAATAGTTTACTTCCTACTTTAGGTTTACCAAAAAATGCTTCAGATGAGGACTTGAGATCATGCTTGATTGATGGTACCATTTTATGTCGGATATTGAACCGGCTTAAACCTGGTTTTGTGGATGAG GGGGGTAAATCAGATCAGGATTCAGTGCCATCCTCAGAAAATGTTGCAAGGTTTCGGGCAGCTATGGATGTACTGGGGGTTCCCAAATTTGACATGTCGGACCTAGAGAAG GGATCTATGAAGACTGTCACAGACTGTCTTTTAACACTTAAAGCACAGTTTATGCCAAATGTTATGGGAGATGGCTTTTCTATAACAAGTCCAACTACTAAATCTGACAACCAATCTACCCGTGGCCTTTTATCTCCATTATCCGTAGAAGAGAGGCGGAAGGTCTTGTCTGAGTCAAAATTTCAGCGCGCATTGCGTAGTCCTGTTATGTCAG AGCCATCAGCTGCACTAATGCATCACGTTGGACATAAGTTCCACGAGGTGTTTCAGATGAAGCAAGGATGCTATGCTGATCTTCCTGCTgcaaaaatttcagaaatgaTGAAACCCAACAGTTTAGAT CATCTCTTGTTGCAGAACGCGCCAACTCAGTCACTTTTGAGTGTTGTAAATGGAATTCTTGATGAAAGTGTTGAAAGAAAGAGTGGTGAAATACCTCAT CGTGTGGCTTGTCTTCTGAGAAAAGTTGTCCAGGAGATTGAGCGGCGTATATCAACTCAAGCAGAGCATTTAAGAACT CAAAACAACCTTTTTAAGGCTCGTGAAGAGAAATACCAGTCAAGAGTCAAAGTACTTGAAGCCCTTGCTTCCGGTACAAGTGAAGAAAGCCAG CTCGTCATGAACCACCATCTTCAGCAAATTAAG AATGAGAGAACCAGATTGgaagcaaagaagaaaatcgATGATGAGGATGTGATCAGATTGCTGAAAGAGAAGGATCAGAGCAACCTTGAAATTTCAGGTTTAAAGCAAGAGTTGGATATAGCCAAAAAGACATATGACTTGCGTTGCTTGCAAATGGAGACAGAAGCTAAAGGCGCTAGAGCAGAACTTGAACGTCTCTTGGAAGAGTCGAGGAATAAGGTAAAACAGCTTGAGGCAAATTCTGTGTCAAAGTTTCAGCTTTCTAAGGCAGAGATTGAagagaaagtaaaaggacTTGAAGGTCTCTTGGAAGAGTCAAAGAATAAGGTGAAAAAGCTTGAGGCAAATTCTGAGTCAAAATATCAGCTTTCTAAGGCAGAGCTTGAAGGGAGAGTAAAAGAACTTGAACGTCTCTTGGAAGAGTCAAAGAATAAGGTGAAAGAGCTTGAGGCGAATTCTGAGTCTAAATATCAGCTTTCTAAGGCAGCGCTTGAAGGGAGAATAAAGGAACTTGAAGGTTTCCTGGCAGAGTCAAGGAATAAGGTGAATGAGCTTGAGACAAATTCTGAGTCAAAATATCAGTTTTCTAAAGCAGAGCTTGAAGAGAGAATAAAAGAACTTGAACGCCTCTTGGCAGATTCAAGGAATGAGGTGAAACAACTTGTGGCAAATGCAAAGACAAAATGTAAAAGTTGGAACAAGAAAGAGCACGCTTGCTATAGCTTTATGGATTTTCAACTTGGTTCATTgaag GAACTGAGATTATCTTCGGAGTCCATTAAGCATGAAATTTTGAAGGCAGGACAAAGTTACACGGTGGAATTTAATCAATTAG GAATGAAGCTTCAAGCGTTAGCAGATGCTTCTGAGAACTATCATGCACTCCTTGGTGAAAATAGGAAGTTATTTAACGAAATTCAGGATCTCAAAG GAAACATTAGAGTGTATTGTCGAATAAGGCCATTTCTTCCGGGACAGAGAGAAAAACGGACATCGGTAGAACATGTTGGTGAAAATGGGGAACTGGTAGTTGCAGACCGCTCCAAACCAGGGAAAGAGGGTCATCGATTGTTTAAGTTTAATAAGGTCTTTGGTTCAGATGCAACTCAAG CCGAGGTATACTCTGACACACAACCGTTGATTCGATCCGTGCTTGATGGATATAATGTTTGTATTTTTGCTTATGGTCAAACTGGATCTGGGAAAACTTACACAATG ACTGGTCCTAATTCCTCAACTAAAGAGAACTGGGGGGTCAATTATCGAGCCTTAAATGACCTATTTGACATCTCTCAACGTAGAAAAAGCTCCATCACCTATGAAATTGGAGTTCAAATGGTTGAAATATATAACGAACAAGTGCGCGATTTACTATCCGGCGATGGTACTCAGAAAAA ACTTGGGATTATGACACACTCTCAACCGAATGGGTTAGCTGTGCCAGATGCTAGCATGCACCCTGTCAAATCAACCTCAGATGTGATACAATTAATGGGTTTGGGACTTAAGAACAGAGTTGTTAGTGCCACCGCCCTAAACGAAAGAAGTAGTCGCTCCCATAG TGTTGTTACTGTTCATGTACGCGGGACGGATTTGAAGACTGGTTCTGCTTTGATTGGTAATCTTCATCTTGTAGATCTCGCGGGAAGCGAAAGAGTGGACCGCTCAGAGGTAATTGGAGATAGGCTAAAGGAAGCACAACACATAAACAAATCTCTATCTGCACTTGGAGATGTCATATTTGCTCTTTCACAAAAGAGCTCTCATGTACCATACAGAAATAGCAAGCTTACTCAAGTCCTTCAAAGTTCTCTCG GTGGGCAAGCAAAAACGCTTATGTTTGTGCAGCTTAATCCTGAAACAAGTTCATATTCTGAAAGTTTAAGTACTCTAAAGTTTGCTGAGAGGGTTGCTGGAGTTGAGCTGGGGGCTGCACGAAGCAACAAAGAGGGCAGGGATGTTAGAGAATTAATGGAACAG GTGGCATCTCTCAAAGACACTATTGCTAAGAAGGATGGCGAGATCGAACGGTTGCTAAAAAACGATGTCCACAGTGAGAAGCGTGGGACAGGCTCGTTTAG TCATAAGCATTCTGAAGCTGAGCTCCAGAAGTCCATGCATGACATTAAACACCAAAATGATTTTCTCCGGCAATCAAAGGTTGCCGGAGGTGATATAGGTCAGCATAAACATGCAGATGCTGAGATGTTAGCATTTGGAGATGCAGATAGTGAGGAGAAATTAAGTGACATGTCTGACGGTGGTCTTTCTGCTGGAACAGAAACTGACGGCTCTGCGGACAGCATGAATTACCCTGAAAGTGCAAAATCTGATAACTCGGAAAG GCCTAAAAGGCTTAGTAGGATTCCGCGACCGTCACTAAAACCAGGACAAACTTCAACATCTCCAGCATCAGGATCAAAGAGCTCTCCCAAGGTACCACCAG